GCCAATTGGTGGTCTGCGTCCTGATTTCACCAAAATTGGATCCGGCTTTATAGGTAGTGGCCAATATTCAATCCCGTATATCGTTCTAATAGCCTTGGGTGTCGCCGCCATAGTGTGGGTGGTATTCAATAAAACCAAGCTGGGTAAGAACATGTACGCTATCGGTGGTAACATCCAGGCAGCTAAAGTATCCGGTATCGATGTTTCCAAGAATCTGATTTATATCTATGCCATTGCTGGTGCGCTTTATGGTCTGGCAGGCGTTCTGGAAGCTGCTAGAACAGGTGGAGCAACAAATAACTACGGTAACATGTATGAGCTTGATGCCATTGCTGCTTGTGTAGTGGGCGGTGTATCTACAACGGGTGGTATCGGTACTGTACCGGGTGTTCTTGTAGGGGTTATCATCTTTACCCTGATAAACTACGGTCTGACCTTTATCGGCATCAGCCCGTACTATCAATTGATTATCAAAGGTTTGATCATTATAGCCGCGGTCGCGTTTGATATGCGGAAGTATTCTTCGAAGAAGTAGCAGCGTGGACGCGTGGTGAGTAAGGGCTAACTCCGGGGAGCGTGGTGATTAAGAGCTAACTCCGGGGAATATTGGGCTTACGATCGCTGTTGTTCTCAGATTCCTTGAATGATACCGCAGTAGCGGTTGGAATCTGAGAACAAAGGCGACCACTTCGTTTCTACAGCTCCAAAATTCCCCTCCGTTATCCTCATCACCTCGCTTGTGTAGGGCAGATGAAGCGTTTGCTATATATCGCAAAC
This window of the Paenibacillus sp. FSL R10-2734 genome carries:
- the mglC gene encoding galactose/methyl galactoside ABC transporter permease MglC; the encoded protein is MNAKRAQSFITQNAIYIVLVLLIMGIALYEPAFISVNTLRDIMIQSSTRIIIALGVAFILITAGTDLSAGRVVGFTAVISASMLQIPEYSRRFFPDLPQVEVWLPILIAIIAGLLCGLVNGFIVSKLNVPPFIATLGTMVIVYGLNSLYFDMDPNQSQPIGGLRPDFTKIGSGFIGSGQYSIPYIVLIALGVAAIVWVVFNKTKLGKNMYAIGGNIQAAKVSGIDVSKNLIYIYAIAGALYGLAGVLEAARTGGATNNYGNMYELDAIAACVVGGVSTTGGIGTVPGVLVGVIIFTLINYGLTFIGISPYYQLIIKGLIIIAAVAFDMRKYSSKK